The Fusobacterium perfoetens DNA segment CCGTTGAACGAACGGGGCATATAGATGGTGCCGCTTACCGGAATCGAACCAGTCACCTACTGATTACAAGTCAGTTGCTCTACCAGATGAGCTAAAGCGGCATCCACTGACAGATGTTATGATACCATATCCATCAGTTTTTGTCAATATTTTTTTTATTAACTACAAAGTTTTTTTAATTTTTTCTTTATTTTCAAGAGTTTTTTTATCCAAAAATTCTTTTAAAAAATCCTTTTTTTACATCAAGTTTTAAGAACGGAACTTCTTTTCCTAAAATTCTTTGAATCATATTTCTATAAGCTTTACTTGCCAAAGAGTTTCCTTTAAATATTAGAGGCTCTCCTTTGTTAGTTGATATTACTATGCTTTCATCATCTGGCACAACACCTAAGACATCTTTAGCCAAAATATCAACTATATCTTGAACACTCATCATATTTCCTTCTTTTACCATTTCCATTCTCATTCTATTTACAACTAATTTTATTTCATTTATTTCATTCGCTTCTAATAGTCCTATTATTCTATCAGCATCTCTTACTGCTGATACTTCCGGAGTAACTACCACTAAAGCTTCGTCAGCAGCTACTATGGCATTTCTAAATCCTTGTTCTATTCCAGCTGGACAATCAATTATAATATAATCAAAATCCCCTCTTATTGCATCTATAAGCTCTTTCATTTGCTCTGGTGTAACATCATTTTTATCTCTAGTTTGAGCAGCTGGTATTAAAGATAAATTTTTATTTCTTTTATCTCTTATAAGAGCTTGTTTTATTTTACAACGTCCCTCTATTAAATCAACTAAATCATAAACTATTCTATTCTCTAATCCCATTACTACATCAAGGTTTCTAAGTCCTATATCTGTATCTATAAGAAGCACACTTTTTCCTTCTAATGCTAATCCTGTCCCAATATTCGCTGTTGTTGTTGTTTTCC contains these protein-coding regions:
- the minD gene encoding septum site-determining protein MinD, giving the protein MGKVLVITSGKGGVGKTTTTANIGTGLALEGKSVLLIDTDIGLRNLDVVMGLENRIVYDLVDLIEGRCKIKQALIRDKRNKNLSLIPAAQTRDKNDVTPEQMKELIDAIRGDFDYIIIDCPAGIEQGFRNAIVAADEALVVVTPEVSAVRDADRIIGLLEANEINEIKLVVNRMRMEMVKEGNMMSVQDIVDILAKDVLGVVPDDESIVISTNKGEPLIFKGNSLASKAYRNMIQRILGKEVPFLKLDVKKGFFKRIFG